TGATGCACAACCTTGACTGTGGTGTCAATCCAGTCAACTAACTCTCAGCAAGAAATTGGGGGGGgtgtattttcaaaatgttgatCTATTAATGAACGATACCACCATTTCTGTGTAAGACAGTTTCTGAGTGGTTTGCCACCAACTGGCTTGAGACTCATCAAATTACTACAACTTCTGCTTTGTGATGAGAACAGCCTCGGAGCAGACCCACATGCACCTGCCCATGACTTGTTGTTAAATAGTTTGGAACTGAAAGTGCATAAAACATTCAGTAAATGGTAAGTAAGCTTGAACTAGTAGACTCCATTTGGTCAGACAAGTTCAAAGTTGTAAAAATGTGTAGCTGTTGACAGGCAGTCTGTTCCTCCACTACaaaaaataattgattaatcCTGAAAGGttagataaatagatagatactttattaatcccatgGGAAACACCAGCAGTTGTCTGACCAATAAGACCTTGGACGGATGAGATCACATCTGCAAACCCACTGACCAGTTGACCAAGAAAATACAGCCACAACAGCAGGACAAACGCAACAAAATCATAGCATCCATTACAGGTTATTGTTGTGATTGAGACACTGTTCTGACAAACTTGCAAATATCCAAGACAAAATGGGACAAATGCTTTCCGTAAGGACTTTGATGTGATAAATTCCAGAATTTACTGAGGACTGAAGGTGCTTTAAATTGCTTTTATAAAAGCATCCAACCCAAAAACCCTGTCATTCCACTAACCTGGATAAGGAGCGCCTCCATAGGTGATAATCTCATAGAGCAAAACACCAAAAGACCAGACATCTGACTTGTTGGAAAACTTTCCATGGCTGATGGCCTCAGGAGCGCTCCACTTGTAAGGCATCTTTTTATCTTCTGTGATGTAAAATGGCTCCTGAatttccaaaagaaaaaaaaacctttgactTAAAACCAGCATTCTTGATTTGACTTTAAATCTGACTTCCAAACCCTTCCATGCCCCTACCTTGACGATTCTGGCCAGCCCAAAGTCGGCCACCTTACAGATGTAGTCTTCTCCCACCAGGACATTTCGAGCAGCCAGATCTCTGTGGATGCTGTTCTTTTCCTCCAAGTATGACATCCCATCAGCCACCTGGGCACCCATATCAATGAGTGATGCCACGTCTTGATGCTGCCCCTCTGGACCtgagaaagaagcagaaaataacagacaatCAGACAACAGCTATACGGTGTAGAACTCACaactatgtttaatagtgaaagtaagagcatttccacatgcacagtgcaaagggaactcaaaggattgggactagaCAGCTGTTTAGccctaagaaaaccactgatcagggaggctaatcagaaaaaaaggcttgagtatgctaggtagcataaagattggagactggagcaatggaagaaggtcatgtggtctgatgagtccagatttaccctgttccaaagtgatggacGCATCAGGGTAAGACGAGAGATGTGTGAAGTGATTCACTCATCATatctagtgcctacaagcctgtgggggttagagttatgatctggggttggtcaggttcactaATGTTATGTTACTAAACAacgaggtcagctgactacctgaatatactgaatgaccaggggcctttgcgtagaaagtggcgtatgaGTCCACACCTCAGTACCATTGAGAATCTTTAGGATGTGCTGTAGAAGATTTTGCACTGCAGTCCGACTCTCACATCATCAATagaagatcttggtagaaaatgaatgcaactctggacagaaataaatgctgtgactttgcagaagcTCATCGAAACGATGTCACTGCGAATGTGTGTCTTTCTTagagctaaaggcagtccaatgcAATATTAGAGAgcgaaattttatttttttggacgagCAGTGTACATTATACTGATTTCCACTGTAGGAATCTGTAGGCTGTTTTAGGCAGTGGCGCCTCCAGAAATTTTCCGCAAGAGTGGTCAGATGGGGAAAATCTTGGGGcggcacacaaaaacaaagaccaTAACTGAAACACAGGAATTCTATTTTACCTTTGTGCTATAGAGGTTTTGCTGAAAACTATGTCAATATTAGAGTTCATTAACTGCTTCAGCTACTGATAtcctttttcaaaaaatattttacaggtaATGCTACTGATTGTCTAACATACGAGTACAAACGAATGAGACAGGCagatgaaaaaaagacatgacGGCAATGAGGACGGAAGGCAATTTCAGAAAACCCCAAAACACCATATCAGCAATCTACCATAAACCAAAACCATGACCCTCCAACCTCACCCTGACACTACAACATTAAACTCTGATTGTTTCCcatgaaaaacagaagcagaagaaCATTGAGGTTTACCTCTGAGGAAGCTGAGCAGGCTGCCTTTCTCCATCAGCTCTGTGATGATGTAGTAAGGCGGTGAAGCCGTGCACACAGCAAACAGAGAGATGAGGTGACGATGCCGGAGACTCTTCAGAATCTGAACTTCTCTGTGAAACTCACGCTGGTTCATCTCGGAGTctgaaagaagagagaaagaattAAAATATGGGAAATTAAAGGACACAGATAAAAGTAGCAGGAAGAAAATCACATTGAAATCTTGACTGTTTAACAAATATGCCATTAACTGTGGTGCTTAACAAACAAGTCATATGTAGACAAATTAAGTAGACTATAGGGAGAAGATGTGGTTTCAGTATTTTGCAGTCATTAGGTGGCAGATTCATCTTAAAGAATTTGAGAGCAGAAATtatgctgcagctgctgtttggatGCCTTGCCCATTTAAATCAAATCAGCATAACTGGTTATTCTAGATACAGTGTGTTGTGTAAAGTGTGCAACCTGTTTTTATGCAGTGCAGTACACTGTTGGAGACATGAGGGAAATGTCTTTTCAGTGAAACAGATGATTCATCAGTTCAATTACATAAGTGACCTACTTAAGAGGCCGCAGTTTAAAACTCTGCACTTCCTTTATTGACTACAAGTCTACAATCAGTCCACTTATCCTCAATGAAAACAACATGTTGTGAATATTAAAACTGTATTGAGACAGAGATTAGTAATGACACATGCCAAAACTTCAGCTGGGTAGGCAACAAAAGAAAGAATTCCACAGATAGCTGCACAACTCAGTAGAATACTTTGCAACTGTGTCACTTCAACTCCAGGGGCAACAAGGTTGCTTGGTTGCCAGTTATGCATCAGAAATGGATCACTGGGAATTATTGTGAAAGGTCTGGAAATGTCACATTCTCATTCTGTCTCtaccagacaaaacaaaaccagtttCACCATAAATGTGGCCCAATGTGTCACTGACAATATGTACTATGATTTTTGCACAATGAAATAAAAGTCAGTTTTTACagtacacatacagtacattatTATTACTTAATAATTGGGGCATTAATTGCTTCGACTGATAAGCTAAAAATGACGCGAGTCAGATATTTTAAAGGGCCACTTCTTTGCAAATTAATGCACCTTTAATGCtcgaaaaacacaacaaattttCTTTTACTGTGGCATGCTGCAACACCTCTTCTGAGCCTCTGTCTGAAACACTCCATTTTAACTCATGTAGTATGTTAAACGGGATCTAGTAGTAATTTTTCCACCATATTGTGTGTTTAGACTGAATGCAGAGATTCCTATGCTATGACACGTTGCTCATTTTGATTGGCTCTTCTCTGTTGTTTCATTAACTGTGCAAATCTTTGCcttgtaaaaatattttcaaaacccTTATCTCTTGTCGCTGTCTATCTCTATGTCTGTCCTCATCTCGGTCTGACAGAGATTTTTTCTACTACCTATCTGCTGAGATGATAAAATACCATTTTTCAGGATCTTGATGGCAACATTGATGTGGTTTTTCCAGCGTCCCCTGTAGACGTCGGCAAAGTTGCCGCTGCCCAGCTGCTCCTCCAGCGAGAACTCCTCTTTTGGGAGCTCCCATTCATCCACCGTAAAATGATTCAGGTCCGAGATGTTGGGCTTTTTCTGATGGACGAAAAACGAAGATTTGTATGTCATATAGAGCCATAAAACACAGCACAAATATGCAGAATGATGCATCCAAACAACAGTCTCAAGTTTTTAACCAGAGAAGTTTGGCTACCAAATCCTATAAACACAAGGTAGAAAGCaggtatatttatatattttcttttagacaCCAGTTGTGATTGTCCACAATTCTTGTGTTCAGATGATTAGACACATATGAGGAACAAATGAGGAAGCCAAAATACAAAACTGACATATCGCGCCTCACCCTTTTGCAGGGTCTCCCCAGTTTGCCTGTGTTGATGAGGTTGTTGTTGCAGTAGTGCTCCACAAGGTCAATCAGAGAGTTGAACTGATGGTTGGGATCCACAAGGAACTTACTTCCATTTGCTTGGTGGACCTTAAAATGTTTCACCCGGCTGCTTGACCTCACTGCGGAAAGATTCACACAATATCAGAAACAAGCAGAAGtggtaaaaaaattaaacatataaactaaataagatgcacacacatccttGAACAAATTCAGCCAAACAATAAAATCCTAAAAGtgcaatttaaataaaataaaatggttaGGTCAGGCAGCAACAACAGCCATTGTCTCAAatgtaatttagaaaaaataacagGATTACGATTgcatatacagggtgtcccaaaaaaatgtatacacactttaaatagtTGTAAACTAGGTATTTAATATAGTtcgtttaattttcaacatgtaaaagaatttacaaacatcattctattgttttgtcaccgcctgttctcaaactgatgtccgttctggtccagacactgctGACAATGCAAAGtgatggaatagcacacatcatgaaacaaatCCCTTGGTATTTGAGTGCATTCACGTTCAAtggttgctctcaattcagtgactgttgcaaGTCTCATTGtgtagactttgtcttttaggtatccccataaaaagaagtctagtGGTGTGAGATCTGATGAACGTAGAGTCTAttcagctgctaaaaggtgtatgcatttttttgggacaccttGTATTGGGGTTAAAGCTCTATAGTGTTATTTACGGTGTGATTTAACTGAGTAATTTACAAATTGGGGATTAAAAACctacaaaaaatatgtaaaataccCCTTTACCTCCCATAATACATAGTAAGGCTGACACCCTAGTGTTATTTATTATTGAGAGTGATCAAACCGTCGTAATATTATAACAGTTTTAAAGCAGTTTGGATAATCCGGATAAACAGTTGGACTGTTTACATTCAGTTTGACCTTTGGGCTGCTCCTGCTCGTCACTGTCAGACTGTATCATAGACATGTCGCTTATGGAAATGATAAAATTATACATCCTAAATTAAAATACACTTGctgttttgctgattttcacTGAAGAAAGGTGCAGATTAGCAGCCTGCTTGATATGATGGTGAACATAAACACTGACATTCTCCGTGGCTATGCTTGtgttgctgcatttttaaagGGCATCAGTTCAATGCTTTGTAAGTGTGACTGTCATACATGGATCGGATCTGAGACGGAAGCATTTGTAAGAAATGAATAATGACAAATTGTCCCACTCTTATATGCGCCCATGTGTGGGTGCAGTGCAGTAACTGCTACGCTTTTGTTAGTCTTTATGACACTGTGCTTAGTCATCTTAACAATCTGAACCTCaggcagtttctgggtgttttttgattctgtcacatttttactttccttgggattattacctccgccaggaggttatgtaatcaccggagtttgtctgtttgtctgtttgtctgttaacagcataactcaaaaagtcatggacggattttcaccaaatttttacagaatgtccggaagagcaaaagtaacaatcgattagattttggaggtgatccggatcaccgtctggatccaggattttttgaaggactctggccaggccatctctcaattgcacagagtccttcaaaaaaatcctggatccagacggtgatccggatcacctccaaaatctaatcgattgttacttttgctcttccggacattctgcaaaaaatttggtgaaaatccgtccatgactttttgagttatgctgttaacagacaaacaaacaaacagacagacaaacaaacagatggcatggcagaggtctgcgctctccgaatGCTTCTCTAGTTTTCAACTGcaacaaaaagtcctgcacctgtatggaaacagaacaacagtgGCTAGAAGTACAGAAGACTCAGAAatttcttttgtgcagtatgacacactTATATTTCCAcaattcacaaaaataaaagaaacaaaattcaaATTCTTTCATAAAAAAAGCCCCCAGATGACATCAtttgtcagagccagaaactgtaaacacagaaagaaTTCTTGGATTTCTTTTACTTCTCAACTGTTGTTTAACTACTCATTTGTGATGTGTAGATACATCAGAAAAATGTAATCCGAGCTAAGCTTTGTGGGACTTTGCTATTTCCTCAAAATTGATTTATTGTCAAAAATTAACGGTCTGCACGATTAAGaagctgtaaaaaacaaaagatttgGTGAGAGGTCATGAGTGACTCAGCTACACCCAACAGTTAGGTGATATAAAGTCTGAtatacttctagtcatggttgtgctgctttcacagaggtgcaggacttcatattagtgaaaaatatattaaaaaaaatgagcccacaataCATAAACAtttgtgacagaagcaaaaaaatggCCAGAAAGTGGTTGGAGTTCAGAGAGTTTGGCCTGTTTAAAATGATATAGCGAGAAGACATAAGTAGAAACCTCATGTTAGGGGCTTGGGCTCCCCGTAACCTTAAATCTTTCAAATCTAAAGCCAAATATTGTCCTTTTACTTCCTTTTTCTGTCTCAACTGCTTCCTCTGTCAGTGTACTTCAACCCATCGCACGCCTCTGATTTCTTTATAGTTTTAATCCATCAAACTCCCTTGCTGTTTTCTTACCTGAAAGAACATATCCAATGTTGTCTTTTTCGCTGTGTCGGATAAGAAAAGCTCCCTCTTCATTTCCTGGTCCCATCAAGTGGCCTTGGGCCTCGAAGCGGTTCATTTTCCCATAAAACCACCTGAATCAAGACAgaaatatatcagtaaaagtaaTTATTAGAAAATGGCTGGCTGGCTTCAGAACCTAAGTCTGTaataatcaaaacaatgatGTGAAATAGATGGAAATGGTTGATAAAATCTTCTGCAATCCTCTTCAGATGAATCTCAGGTGCACACAAGATATAGCAATTTATGCTTTGGTGATAAGCAAATAGCTGAAAAGTGATGTGTAGTTCCGTTCTGCAACATTTCTAATTAGGTCAGAAGTCTTTAAAGAAGAGTAGGCAGTCAGGACAAAAGACGGTTATTGTAACACCACACTGATTATCCTTCTCCATCAGGTTATGAATCAGATCTCCAGGccgaaaatacagtttttataaAGCTGTGTAGAAAGaattcatttccattttttggATGAAGTAGATTTTATACTGACAAAACCTTATCCAACAGTTGCTCAGCATTAACTGGTGTCTGTTTCGGCTCTGTAAGAACAATTAAAACAGTATTTGCCATCAATCTCTGATGGAATTACTGAGTTCAGTGTTGCAAAGATGTTTTGTACTGGACCGTAGTGCTAGGTCCATCTTGGATTACTATAATGTGAGTTGGAAAGGTTCACAAGAATTGACATAGACTTCTATTAAAGGTCCCAtagagtgaaaatgaaattctcttgtcttttgttttataAACTGAaaggtgtaaaataaaaagacGCTTATTTTTGATATTCCTCCAGTTGCACCTCAGCTTAGATCTCCTCCCAgtattaaaaaaacagtaagaatTTGGTCCAGTTTCAATAGGGGGTTACTAATagatgtaaaaatagaaattttaaTAATTCTGCCCCTTCATACCTGCTGTGTCCAGACGAACCACTGGGGTTGACCAGCTGCCTCTCAGTCCACGAAGTTCATTTACTTTGTACAGCTGCTTCTCTAAACTCtctaactctaaaatgtctctcAGCCATGAGAAAAGTCCATCAGATCTTCTGATGTTGATGCAAGAGTGAACataagagtcttcatgcactcaaCCCACAggattctttttatttttgatggcaaTGTCACAACAACAATGGAAAAATCCTTAGTGTTAGCATGTTGCTGTGATGTAATGAATGCTACCATTAGCTTTGATTATATGCTAACAGGGCAGAGCGCTGTGGAAACTGAAAAGCTGAGCGACATTCAGAGAAACTTGAACCCAATAGTGAAGACTGTGTGGGTTAATGTATCTTCATGTCACCTTCTGTGCTTCAGTGCAACCTAAACTCAGTTGGTGTGtacatctgtttgcttctctacTGCTCTCAGTACTCACATAaattgcagttaaaaatgaaatatatgtgATCTCATTcacatattttttggtttcagtTGTCAGACAACTCACCAAACatgagttaaaaacaacagctgtgcTTAGAATTTAGTGAAATTTCAATGTAAAAGAGAAAATTAGAAGGAATAGAAAGTACTTCGCTTTCACATGTCAGCTGAGATGCAATGAAATGTTTTGATCTGTACTGACAGTCACAGACCCAGGAAGAGTCCCTCTTCACTGGATTAATATATTTAATGCCTGTTAGAGGCGCTAGACAAAAGccatttttcaagaaaaactaTCAAACAATATCTGTAGTTTTGTTGTGCCAGTTTTGTGGGTATTTTGCTGCATTACATGTACTTTTTTCCTAGATTGTGGTATTATGTAAGCACATTTTAGGCGTGACTTACAGGAACTCTTCTTGGAGTTGAGCGATAATTAGTTAGTTGTGCTTTTCCTGGTATGACAAGTTCAAATTCCTGCAGTAAAGAGATAAAATTTTCTTTATTGATAGTTAACTGAATATCTTCAAGTTGTTAAACGTTGATCACACGGCACATGTTGTTTGAAGATGTTAACATGGACTCTAGAGAACAGTGATGGCATttcaaaaatgtctacaaattAATCACTATTCAACAATAACAGTTTCAGCAAACCTTGATTGTGTCTGATCTTACTGGTACTGTATAAATATGGCTGAGAGAAATTAAAATTGTACCCCATGTATGCCACCAGTTATGTTTTTTGTGTACTTCTTACACTCTTACTTGGATTCAGTTGTATTTAATAATAAACCTGACCTGAGATATGTGCATATACTTGAAGTCTTGACTgttaaaaacaatgtttcatCTCTGCAACTCCCCACACATATATTGAAGGATAAAGGAAAGTGTAGcatgaaatattttttgctttaaacttcaagctgactgaaaatgtggaacCATTGATAATCCTCTAAAGAGTCCAGGGGGTAAAATACACAGTATGACTTATTACTAAACACATTACATATTACAAGTTAGAATAGAGGAACTCTAGAATTAATACTTTCTATCTGACATATGGGAATATCCACGGTTTGCACACTTCCTATTCTGTTGAAGCAATAAACAGCAAGAGAGAATAACAAAACGAGAAGTGGTGAAGCTGACTGTCGTCGTGTTTGCGTCCTTGTTTGCACCACGGctaattcacacacacagacacgggTTTGACATTATGAAAGGTgctattgacatttttcacacacAACAGAGAGTTGGGTTGAATATATGTGAtgtagaaaattaaaaataaagagataGACCGCTGTCATATTCGGGTTTTAGTTGAATGAATGGCCACTTGCTGACAAAGATTAAGGGAAGCTGATTAACAGCAGCAAGAGTGACAACAAGTAATGGAAAGGTTGCTGTATGGGTTTTATCCAAAGCTCCACAGACACTACATACGAAGAatcttttttaaagtttgagtcatttctaTATTTTGTAAATTTCACAGGAGGCTTTTCCAAACATGAGAGCGACTATGATAACAGGTGTAACGCATGCTCTCCCTGAGAAACATACAAAGTTAAGGGACACGAAaaaagaaatagtaaaaaaagaagtaaattcACATTTATAAATAggtaaaatgcagataaaagcAATAAGCTCGGGTAAAGCAGGTCAATTTCAAGTACATGAAATAACCTAATTTTTACACCAAATAAAGTGCAAAAGATGATCTTATAAAGCAAATTATCtcaaataaagcaaacagaGAAACAACGAAAGGTCAAAATGATCAATTAAGAGGCAGAGAATGAGATGGTTCTCTGTAGtagtaaaatgtacaaaataatatattaaaattTTAACAAAAGATACAAATTTAGTTGCTGACTTACAAGTAGAGTTTGACTACAACTGACCAGTACTTATCTGGTGTGAGCTCAGCTTATCAGCTGGATCCCCAAACTGAACACATACTGAATTTTAATTAGTTTAATTAAAGTGTAATGTGCATCTGGGATAATGAAAAGTGTTAACTTCTATATATTTTCCTCTTACATCCAGTAATGTCAATTGTTGTTTAAGCAGTTAAAGCGTCAGTGTTTACAACATGTGTTCACTGCAGGTTTTCCAAGAAATTAGAATAAACAAACCCAAATTAGTACTCAGGCAAATACGGTTTCACTTCTTACATGCTAAGGTTGAAATTAGCTTTACATAACCTCATCAGTTCAGCGCTCATTTCAAAGTGTAGGTTTAATTACACTTAACAGTGTTGTGAGTCCTGGGAGGCTGAAATCTCAATTACAGCTTTGCAATGTGACTTTTGGTTGTTATACTTGCTGCCGTATGTATTCCATTCATCACCTGTAGGCTGTTATGTTTGTACAGCATAATACTAATGACTGATACTGGGATTTGATGTGGTCCCAAAGCTTGATTCAGGCAGTTGCTGTTAACCAAAGCGCGCAGTTGCTCCGCTCGTGTACAGAGAATCATTAGTATGTTCctgaaattaatcataaatctaccttttttttttctgttgcaagATTATATGACCAGACTCCACTGTCCACGCAGAGGATCCAAGTCTGAGGTTTTTACTCTGGTAGGTTTAGTTTCACAGCTTTGTAAGTTGATCTTGGCTCAAATCGTActggcaggtttgaaagacatgtAGTGTttgtaaaatgatcaaaattacacaatacatctgagccagaaactgttcattttgaacattttcaactttccagtgGGTCTGTGGACATATCTATATGTGTGGTGGTACAGTTTTGTCAGAAAAATCAATGAAATCTAAGCTTCATATTCTGATATTTTACGAAAATCACTTTAATCTGCAcgtctgaaaatgtgaaaatatgtcaaatattAACCATGtgtgcaaaacacaaaaacgtcTGCATTCCTGAGAAGTTTTGACTGACTTAGCTCAGACCATCAGGGGCttctgggctgaactgcaggctgtgttatcacagagcagataggagacaagtagGACAACAGATCAAAATCTGtgtccctccaagtttgtgcacttCATCACCACTTGTacgtatgatattatcagtaaTAAAGAGCTTGGAGtagtaaaatacaaatatcacttaaaaatgtaaatggaatgatatcaaatgcatgttttttgaggaagagctggaatatgaaatgacaaTAAACGTTTCAgtattgcaagaaaacgacctttctgacccacttatgcatctaagggttaagagtttggcaacaacaacaattaaAGAGGACAGTGAAGAGCTGCTTTCGGGTCAAACACTCACGGCTGCATCTCCAGAGACTCGGCCCTCGCCAGGTAGTTGTTTGGCACAATCCCGGTGTCCAGGACGCGCCCGTTCGTATCGATCTTCCGTGCTGTCCACCATTCCCCGCTGCGGCTCAAAACACAGAACATATCTCCCTCCTGGAAGGACAGCTCGTCCTGGTGCCGGGCTTCAAACGACCACAGCGCCGTGTAGATGGAGCTGCTCTCGGATACTTTGTCCGAGGTCGGCGCAGGGCTCGGTTCTGTCTGCTCGACGGCGACGGCTTCGGCGCCGCCACCCCCAGGGTCTTCTGGAGAAGGCTTTTTGTCGTTGAAAATCCTCTGCCATAGTGGTTCCAGACACGGACAAGCTCTCCGCAGACACTCACCCATAGATGACCATGAACGGCCCCCTCTCGGAGCCGCAGTCCTCCTTGTCAGCCAGCCGACTGCACCTGTCGGACAGGTAGAGGATGGAACGACAGGAATCCTCGGAATGCCTCCACAGGagcaactgctgctgctgctgctggcttttACTCCCGGTCAgactgtctatctgtctatttGCGCTCGGAGCACTGACTTGAACTTCCTGAAGCCTGACAGAAAAGAAACGCTCAGGAACCCCGCCTATACGACAGACAGACGCCGTGT
The window above is part of the Acanthochromis polyacanthus isolate Apoly-LR-REF ecotype Palm Island chromosome 6, KAUST_Apoly_ChrSc, whole genome shotgun sequence genome. Proteins encoded here:
- the LOC110952284 gene encoding protein-tyrosine kinase 6-like; its protein translation is MGECLRRACPCLEPLWQRIFNDKKPSPEDPGGGGAEAVAVEQTEPSPAPTSDKVSESSSIYTALWSFEARHQDELSFQEGDMFCVLSRSGEWWTARKIDTNGRVLDTGIVPNNYLARAESLEMQPWFYGKMNRFEAQGHLMGPGNEEGAFLIRHSEKDNIGYVLSVRSSSRVKHFKVHQANGSKFLVDPNHQFNSLIDLVEHYCNNNLINTGKLGRPCKRKKPNISDLNHFTVDEWELPKEEFSLEEQLGSGNFADVYRGRWKNHINVAIKILKNDSEMNQREFHREVQILKSLRHRHLISLFAVCTASPPYYIITELMEKGSLLSFLRGPEGQHQDVASLIDMGAQVADGMSYLEEKNSIHRDLAARNVLVGEDYICKVADFGLARIVKEPFYITEDKKMPYKWSAPEAISHGKFSNKSDVWSFGVLLYEIITYGGAPYPAFSNQEVHEQIMKGYRMPAPSKCPNFLYQIMQKCWSAEPADRPDFKSLRIQLDSCSYVLE